The window TATATGAAAATGTGTATGGTAAAGATCACCCCTTTGTTGCAACTGTTCTGTTAAACATGGTGAATTTTTATAAGGGAACCGGAAATAAAGAAAAAGCAGATGAATTGACAGAAAGAGTAAAAAAAATTCAGTCAAGATACGAGTGATGGGAAGGGATAGTGTGTGAAGCATCTCTGTAATCTGCTTTTTTGGGAGTGGGGTAGTTGAAGAATGTATAGTCTTCGCAACCTTTTACTGATAACTGAAATTTTAGGCGGGAAATAAAAATACCCTCCTGAGGGAAGCACGTTTTTTTATGAAAATTTCAATTGACGACAAAAGAATTAAAAGCAATAATACCCTGCTGGTTTATAAGTAAATTATGGAACTGACCTGATCTTCTCTAATTCTGTTATTCTCATTCTCTCTTGAATAATTTGCGGGTTGTCGATAGCTGGAATTTGTTGTTAAATTCGGATAATAGGATGTTAGAAATTCAAAAATTACAAGTCGGTCCCTTAGCATCATGTTGTTACATTATCTCTTCCGGAGGATCGCCTGAAGCCATGGTGATTGATCCGGGGGGTGATGCCGATCAGATAATCAAACTCCTGGATGGAAAAGGGTTGAAACTAACTATTGTAATCAATACCCATGGCCATGGGGACCATATTGGTGCCAATAAGGAGTTAAAGAGGGTGTTTCCGGAATCCAAGATCTGCATCCATCAGGATGATGCGGAAATGCTGACAGATCCCTTTAAAAATCTTTCCCTTTTGGGTGGAGTGCGCTACTCTTCCCCGCCTGCAGATAGGATTCTGTCTCACCGTGATAAGGTAATATTTGATACCTATACCTTTGAAATAATACATCTTCCTGGCCATACACCGGGAGGAATAGGTGTTTACGTTGATCGATCAAGTGATGGTGAAGTACCCGTTCTTTTTTCGGGCGATACCCTTCTGGAGGGCGGTATTGGCAGAACCAACTTACCCGGTGGGAGCCATAACCTGATAGTTCAGTCCATAACTCGCTGCATATTTACCCTAAGCGAAAAAACGATTGTTAACCCGGGGCATGGTTCCTCTACAACGGTAGAAACTGAAAAGGGGAGATTGTATTTTCTTGAGAATGACCTCTGACATTGAAAGACCTGTGCTCCTTATCACTGAAATTGGGTATGGATCTTTGAAACGGGAAAACAGTGTTTTAGCCACGAGTCTTTTAGTTCGGCAGAAATCAAGTATATTACGTGAACAGGAAAAGTAAGGATCAAAATGATTGAAAACAAGGGAAATATAAAAGACATTGCCATTGAAGATGAGATGAAGGATTCGTATCTGATCTTTGCAATGAGCGTGATCATGAGCAGGGCGTTGCCTGACATCCGTGATGGATTGAAACCGTCACAAAGGAGAATACTCGTTGCAATGAACGATCTTAATCTCGGGCCGGCAGCTAAATATAGAAAATGTGCGAAGATCTGCGGGGATACCACGGGTAATTATCATCCGCATGGTGAACAGGTGGTGTATCCCACTCTTGTACGGATGGCTCAAGACTTTAACTTCAGATATACCCTGATAGATGGCCAGGGTAATTTTGGTTCTATCGATGGTGATCCTCCAGCAGCAATGCGATATACTGAGGCCAAAATGACCAGTGTGACGGTTGAAATGATGGAGAATCTGAAACAGGATACAGTTGATTATGCACCCAACTATGATGAGACTCGTCTGGAACCGGTTGTCCTTCCTTCAAAGTTCCCGAATCTTCTGTGTAACGGGAGTTCCGGTATCGCGGTGGGAATGGCTACCAGCATCCCACCTCATAATGTTATTGAAATATGTGATGGAATAATAAAACTTATCGAAAATCCGGATGTTACCATTGATGAACTTATGGAGATCATAAAAGGGCCGGATTTTCCTACAGGGGCATTAATCTGTGGAAAGAGTGGTATCAGGGAAGGGTACATGACAGGGCGCGGTACAATTACGGTTCGTGCAAAAACTCACATTGAAACGGCAAAGAGCGGTAAAACGAGTATTGTGGTAACGGAAATACCCTATCAGCTTAACAGAGACAGGATAATTGAAAGAATTGCTGAGGCAGTAAAGAATGATCAAATTAAGGGGATAACAGACGTTCGGAACGAAAGTGACAGACATGGCAGCAGGATTGTCATTGACTTGAAAAAAGGCGAACTTGAAGAGGTTGTCTTGAATCAACTCTACAAACACACAAAGTTGCAGGATTCTTACAGTATCATCATGATAGCCCTGAAAGATAATCGCCCTCAGACGTTAAATCTGAAGCAGATGCTTGAAGCCTATATCGATCATCGAAAGATTGTAATTCAACGCAGGACACGTTTTTTATTAGCGCGTGCTGAAGAACGGCTCCACATACTCGAAGGGCTGAGGATAGCACTCAATAATATTGATGAGGTAATCCAGCTCATTAAATCCTCCAGAAATACCGAGGAGGCAAGGAGTGCATTGATAGCTACATTTTCTTTATCCGAGATACAGGCAAATGCAATCCTCGATATGAGGCTTCAACGTTTAACAAATCTTGAACAGGCCAAGATAGAAGAGGAATATGAAAAAGTTTGTGCGAATATAGAGGAATTAAAGGCTATTCTTGCAGATGAACGGTTGGTCTTGGATATTATCAGAGAGGATTTATTCGAAATTAGGGAGAAATACGGCGATAAGCGCAAGTCTGAAATCATAGCCCCAATTGGTGGATTTGAGATGGAAGATCTTATCTCCGAGGAAGAGGTAACGGTTATTGTAACTCACGAAGGATATATCAAGAGGTTGCCTTTAAGTAATTATCGAACACAACATCGAGGCGGAAAAGGGGTTACCGGTGCAGATATGAAGGAAAGCGATTTCGTTGAACATCTTTTCATCGCTTCCACGCACGACTATATCCTCTTCTTTACAGACTTGGGGAAAGTGTTCTGGCAAAAGGTGTATGGTATCCCGCAGCTGGGAAGAACAACAAGGGGGAGGGCAATTGTTAATATCTTAAACTTACAGAAGGATGAAAATGTTACTTCGATGATACCTGTCCGTGAGTTTGACGATAGGCAGTTGGTTATGGCAACTCAGATGGGAACGATAAAAAAGACAATTCTCAGCGCCTTTGGACGCCCCAAAAAAGATGGTATTATCGCTATCCGTCTTGATAAAGGAGATAAGCTTATTGGCGTCAAGCTAACGCAAGGTGATCAGGATATCATGCTTGGGACTGAGAAGGGGAAGGCTATACGGTTTGCAGGAAATGATATCCGGACAACGGGGAGAGCAACCCGGGGTGTAAGAGGTATTAAGCTGCAAAAAAGCGACAACGTTGTAGACCTTGTTACGGTTGATACAGATGCAACCCTCTTGACGGTGTGTGAAAATGGATACGGCAAAAGGACAAGTTATAGTGAATACCATGTGCAAAGAAGAGGTGGGAAGGGAGTCATTAACATGAAAACATCGGAGAGAAACGGAAATGTTGTAGCTATAAAGAATGTAAGGGACGACGATGCCCTTATGATGATGACGGCAAAAGGGATGATAATCAGAACAGCCATTAAGACCATGAGGACCATTGGACGCAATACGCAGGGAGTGAGACTGATATCGTTGGAAAAAGGTGACAAACTGGTGTCTGTTGCTCCTGCCCTGCATGAGGATAAAGATGAGCTGCTGCCGGAGGATAATGACACAACTGTTGAGAAGGATACGGATGCTGCAGAATAGATCATATCTGGTCAAGCTCGTTGTTTCCCTCATCTATTTGACGGTTGAGCGAAAACTACCTGTCTAATGTGTCTCGGTAACGAATTCGTAATCCTCAAGTACAGTACAACTTTCCGGTTGCGAAATTGCTACTCGTCTTGTATTCGGGCAGTTCTGGTTGAACCGCGATACGATCAACCTGATCGTTACAACCGGCGGAAAAAGGTGCTGCGTAATGCAAAAAGCAAAAACAATAAAGGAACTCAAAGAGTCTCAATATAAGGTATTATCCGTCAAAGATGAAATCAGAAAAAACCTTATCACCCGGTTAAGGGAAAATAAAGAGTTGTTTCCCGGTATTATCGGATATGACCATACGGTTATTCCCCAGATTGAAAATGCAATCCTCTCTAAGCATGATCTTTTACTCCTTGGCCTTCGAGGGCAGGCGAAGACAAGACTTCTGCGAAGTTTAACACAACTCCTGGATAAGGAGATTCCCATCATCAAGGGGTGCGAGATAAATGATAATCCCTTCCATCCTGTTTGTAAAACATGTCATGATAAAGTTAAGGAGCATGGTGACTATACCGAAATAGTATGGTTATCCCGCGAGAACAGGTATAGAGAAAAACTAGCGACTCCTGATGTCACGGTAGCTGATTTAATTGGTGAGGTAGATATTATTAAAGTTGCTGAAGGCAGATACCTTTCAAACGAAACAACAATGCATTTCGGCCTCATCCCAAGAACGAACAGGGGTATATTTGCCATAAACGAGCTACCGGATCTTTCTCAAAAGATACAGGTAAGTTTGTTTAATATATTACAGGAAAGAGACATACAAATAAGAGGATATCCTGTCAGGCTATCACTTGATGTCATGATTGTCTGTTCTGCTAATCCTGAAGATTATACAAATAGAGGGAGAATTGTTACACCGCTTAAAGATAGAATTGGTTCGGTAGTGACAACCCATTATCCTCTGACGAGAGAAGATGGAATAAAAATTATAGAGCAGAATGCCTGGATTGATCGGGAGGATGGTATTACCGTTGTCGTACCGAGGTTTATGAAGGAAATTACTGAGGAAATTTCCCATATTGCACGGGCCAGTCAAGAGATAAACCAATCATCAGGAGTGAGCGCAAGGATGTCAATCTGTAATTATGAAGTACTCATCAGTAATGCAGAACGACGGGCAATAAAGACGGGTGAAGCGTTTGCCGTTCCAAGAATCAGCGACCTGAGATATATATGCAGCGCTTCAAGAGGGAAAATAGAACTTGATCCGACTATTGATGACAACCAGAATGAGGACGTAATTCGCAAAATAACGAGGGAGGCTGTTTTAAAGATCTTCAATCAGTATTTTTCGATTGATGCATATCAGGAAGAGATAAAAAAGCTTGGTAACAGGACCTATTTTGTTTCTGATGTCATACCTTCTGAAGACTACCTGAAGCTTTTATCTCAGGACAAAGAGATTGAAAAAATGATACATGCGTTACAAAATGAAATGAAAAACGATTCACACGGGAAAGAGGCTCTAGCGTCGATTTCTGCCTCTTTGATTGAATTCCTGCTCGAAGGTCTGCATGCAAATAAAAAGCTGAACAAGGACATGTGTGCAGGAAAAGCAGTGTATAAAAGGAAAAGGATTGAGTTGTGAGGCAGATTTTTTTCAAGTATTCAAAATGGGATGGTTCACAGGCAGCTGATTTCGAAAACCCACAGGCAGTAATCGATCAAATTTCTGAATTTATCCTCAAATACGGGGTTCCTCTGGATTCGATTCAAGAACAGACAAACCTGGACTTTGACTCGCTTGAAAATGAAGGGTACATAAAAAAAGTAAAGGGAAAATATGTTTTGTCTCCAAAGAGTCTCAATAGAATGGAGCGCAAGGCCATGTTGGAAATTTTTGCTTCAATGAGGAAGTGCAGTGATGGGAGTCACGAATCGAACGCGAAAGGCAACCATAAAATGATGTATGAAGAATCGAAAGGGTACGAGTATGGAGATCCACTTTCCCACATGGATCTGAATTCTACATTAAAGCAGGCCCTGCGTCGTTCAGGGGCTCCTTTTCCGATTGAGATAGAGAGAGAAGATTTTGTGGTGTATGAATCAGAGGAACAGTCAAGGTGTGCAACTGTCATATTGCTTGATATGAGTGGGTCAATGTTGCGGTCCGGTAAATTTTATAATGCAAAAAAGGTCGCTCTTGCACTTCAGGGATTAGTGCAGACGCAATTTTTAAACGATAAACTCTATTTTGTTGGATTTTACTCATTTTCCAAAGTTCTGAAGCTCTCGGATCTGCCGTATGTTATGCCACGCCCTGTAAGACTCTTTGATTCCTGTGTTTATCTGGAATTAAAGAGGGAAGAATTGGAGGAATATAGAGGACGTATTCCCGAACACTTCACCAATATTCATGAAGGGTTGAGGGTATCACGACGGATTCTTGCAAACGAAAAGTGTCAAAATAAACAAATACTCTTAATAACCGATGGTGAACCAACTGCCCACTACGAAGGGGACAGGCTTTTCCTCATATATCCGCCAAACGAAAGATCGGCGAAAGAGACGCTCCGTGAAGCAGGCAGATGTAAAAAAGAGGGGATTATTATCAATACATTTGCCTTGATTGATGATTTTTACTACTTCGATCTTGCCAATTTTGTCGGTAAACTCACAAACGTAAGCCGGGGGAGGGCTTTCTATCCGACTTCTGCAGAATTGGGCCGATATGTCCTTGAAGATTATGTGTCAAAACGGCGTAAAATGCTGTGATAAGACGTAACCGCCGATAGGGATTCCGTTGCAATTAAGTGCATAATTGTGTCTGAAAATACCGAGTCGGACAAGTCGCCGAAACGTATTCAATTCTCTCTTTGAAGGATAGTTTTCGTGATGAGTGAAAAACCGAAAATACTCATTGTTGATGATAAGGTTGAAAATCTTATTGCTCTGGAGAAGACTCTGGCGGATCTCGATGCTGAGTGTGTACGTGCAATTTCCGGAAATGACGCGTTGGCATTGATACTGGACTATGAGTTTGGTCTTGCATTGGTCGACGTTCAAATGCCTGAAATGGATGGTTATGAAACAGTAGAACTGATGCATCAAAACCGGGAAACTGAAAACTTGCCCGTTATCTTTGTTTCCGCTGTGTGGCAGGATGATTATCATCTGATTAAGGGGATAGAGGCGGGTGCAGTTGATTTCATAGCGAAACCTATTGTGCCCGAAATTCTGAGGGGAAAGGTGCGGGCATTTCTCAAACTTTATGAACAGAGGAAAAAAATTGTAGCGGCCATGGAAGTGAAGTCGCAGTTCCTTTCAGTTGTTTCTCACGAATTAAGGACTCCTCTTACCGCCATAAAGGAAAGCATCCGCCTGGTTTACAGTGAAGTAACCGGGGAAATCAACGATGAACAAAAAATGTTTCTTGAGATTGCCAAGAGGAACGTTGACAGGCTTGCCAGATTAATTAATGACGTTCTGGATTTTCAACAGCTTGATGCGAATAAAATGAAATTTACAATGCAGGAGAATGATATTAATGAGGTTGTTTCAGACATCAACGAGACAATGTCCTCTGTGGCGGATGGAAAAGGCTTAAGGCTGGTTGTTAATCTTGATAAGACTCTTCCGAGAATTCAATTTGACAGGGATAAAATTCTACAGGTTTTAACCAATGTTATTAATAATGCTGTCAAGTTTACTGAAAAAGGCACCATTACGATCACAACAAAAGGAAGCGGGAATATCATCAGGGTGTCTGTTGAAGATACCGGACGGGGAATAAAAAAAGATGATTTGCCAAAGCTTTTCAAAGAATTTGGGCAGTTGGCAACAGGGAAGGAGAGAGAAACGGGTAGCACGGGGCTCGGACTGGTAATTTCCAGGGAGATAATTGAAAAGCATAACGGGAGAATGTGGGCAGAATCAGAATATGGCCAGGGGTCTACCTTCGTCTTTATATTGCCTGTTAATGAGCGGAGAGATGAGAGATTACTAAGCAGTTGTGTGCAAGATTAATTGCTCATGTTCCGGGAAAGAACCTTTTTTTCAGTATGGGTTTTTATCACCGTTAGAATTTCATTTATGCTATAGGGTTTTGCAAGCATGACGTTACCGCCCGTAACCTGGCTGTTCTTCTTTTCCTCATCCTTTGAGAGTAAGGCGGTGAGAAAAATGATCGGGATATTTTCTGTTTCTGGACTTTCTTTAATCATTTTGGCGACTTCACCACCATCAATGTCCGGAAGGCAGATGTCCAGCACAATCAGGTCAGGTTTATGGGAGTGTGCAAGTTGGATGGCATCAGTACCATTTACTGCTGAAACCACATCGAATCCCTTTACTATGAGCCACTTTTCAAGCACTGTAAGCATATCTCTTTCGTCGTCAACGATCAATATCTTCTTTTTTTTCATGACTGATACCTTTCAAGTTTCATCTAATAAATCTTTTGTTATAGGTACTTTTCTATAACTCCGAGTAAATCTTCAAAATTATATGGTTTGGTAAGTATTGCACTGTTGTTTAACAGTGTGTATCTCTCTGAGTTATTGGGTGCTGACAATAGCGCACTTAAAAATATTACCGGGATATCCTTGGTTTTCGGATCTTTTCTTAACCTGGTTGCAACCTCTTCTCCCTGAATGTCTCCGAGTACCCTGTCAAGTATCAGAAGGTCAGGATGTTTTGTTCTTGCAGAAGTGATACCATCATGTCCGTTATCAGCCGTAATAACAGAATATCCTGCCGCGGATAGTCCTTTTTCAAGGATTAAAAGCAGGTCTTTTTCATCATCAACAACGAGGATTTTTTTCTTTTCCATGACACGGCTCAATTTTCACAAAAGTATGACAGTCTTTTATCGCATTCATTATCGTCGTTTTGTGGTAATTCTTTGGAAACAATTTCAGAGAACCGGACGGAAATGTCCTGGAAATGGAGTTAATCGAAGACCTGCACTGCATAGAGATTATTTCAGGTCATACATTGTGATCACTCAAGTTTGATGCATCTGTTTGGCAAACGGAAAACAAGAATACGCTTTAAGGCAGGAAATATATCAGAATATACTCATCTTATACTGGATTTCGGATAAAATCCGGGGAAAAACGGAGCGGGTAAGCTCCTCGGTGCCTGGTTTTGTCCGGGGATACCATTAACCAGGATCTGGTTTTTAGAAAAAGCTGAAACCAAATCAGTTGTAGTATATGACAATGATTGCAGGTCTGGAGTGTCACACCTTTGACAACTCGATGCATGAGCAATTTCAATGAATAATACCCTTCGACTCCGCTCAGTGTTCTGTCATTCCGAACGGAGTCGAGAGGCTGACTTCTTCTTCACACAATCTCAAGGGTTAAGCAAAGCCTCTGGTCGTAAGCCATCTTTCTGCTTCGAGAGCTGACATACACCCTGTACCTGCAGCAGTAACGGCCTGCTTATAATAGGAGTCCATAACGTCTCCGGCCGCAAAAACACCTTCAACACTTGTTGCAGTCCTCCAGGGTGTAGGAGTTGCGATAAAGCCCTTCTCATCCAATTTGACCTGGCCGTTCAAAAAAGCTACATTTGGGGTATGGCCGATTGCTATAAACAGGCCTCCGCAGTTTAAGCTTGACACCTCTTTGGTTTCCGTATCCTGAAGTTCGACACCGGAAATTAATTTGTCCCCTAATACATCAGTGACGATAGAGTTCCATTTGAATTCTATTTTAGGGTTTGTTCTGGCACGTTCCTGCATTATGGGGCTTGCCCTGAGTGTATCACGACGATGTATGAGAATGACTTTACTTGCAAATTTTGTCAGATATATACTCTCTTCTATTGCAGAGTCACCGCCACCGACAACAGCAAGAACCTTGTCTCTATATGCGGGAAGAGCCCCGTCACAAATGGCGCATGCACTCACGCCTCCTCCGGAATGTGCAAGTCTCTGCTCGTTAGGGAGATTGAGCCAGTTTGCCATGGCGCCAGTTGCAATAACAACGGCTAACGTCTCTACTTCTTTATCATCTGAAGATTTCAGGTGAAAGGGGTGAGATCCGAAATCAACAGATGTAATATCCGCCGAATGGACCCGTGTTTGAAAGTTTGTTGCCTGTTTTCGAAGGAGATCCATAAGATCTGGTCCCTGAACCCCTGAAGGAAACCCGGGGTAATTCTCCACTTCGGTAGTGAACATGAGCTGTCCACCAGGAACCATCGCACGTGAAGGTTCACCCTCGTAAACAATGGGGTTCATGTTTGCTCGTGCCGCATAAATGGCAGCAGTCCATGCTGCCGGTCCAGAACCTATGATTACCAGTTTTTCTGTCATAATCGATCTCCAAAAATTTTGTTGTAAGATTTAATGAATAAAGCCTGCTCTTTATTTGATCCGGCAAACCGCTCTCTACGTAACGGTGAGAGAACCAGGCACTTTTACAAGTTGATACGTAATCACCTCATTCCCCTGTGACGTGGGCAACTGATGTTCGTTTCTCAAGATAGTATCATGAGTGGTCAGGAAAATCAATTAAGGAAATATATGTCTGCAGATATGATCAGGAACACTGATCCCTTTTTTCCGGCATCCTCATGGGCATAACGGGTGAATCATTGATACGGACGGCAGAAGAGGGCCTGCTCCGTATAAAAAAGAGAGTATACTGAAACCAAATCTTGGTGAAGGTATGCTCGCTCAATTTTATCTCGGATTTTATCCGAAAACCAGTATGAGATGAGTATATTCCGATTGGTTCTGGTAAGCTGATTCCTATTCTGTACTAAATGCCGGATTTCTCTTCCCGGGGAGCCTGCATCGATTCTGATATGTATTGACAAATTCTCAGCTATTTGTTAGTTTGGCACTTTTAATGTAAGGCGCGCTTTTCGCATGAAAAGATTTATCATATCATTCACCAACAGCAGAATCACAAGATTATTTATTTTCACCCTGTTTATATTGCTGCTGGGGGCACTGGGTCTCAGCCATTTTGAGAATCCGCCGCACATAATCGATGCACTGTGGTGGAGTTTCGTAACGATTACAACCGTTGGATATGGCGATATAGCTCCGTCAACAATTGGTGGAAGAATTACCGGCATTATCGTTATGGTGTTTGGCATCGGCATTCTCGGGATGTTTACTGCAACAATAGCAAGCGCCTTTGTAGCAGGAAAACTTAAAGAGGGGAAGGGAGTTATTAGCGTAAAGGTTAAGGATCATTTTCTTATCTGTGGCTGGA is drawn from Candidatus Scalindua sp. and contains these coding sequences:
- a CDS encoding MBL fold metallo-hydrolase, which encodes MLEIQKLQVGPLASCCYIISSGGSPEAMVIDPGGDADQIIKLLDGKGLKLTIVINTHGHGDHIGANKELKRVFPESKICIHQDDAEMLTDPFKNLSLLGGVRYSSPPADRILSHRDKVIFDTYTFEIIHLPGHTPGGIGVYVDRSSDGEVPVLFSGDTLLEGGIGRTNLPGGSHNLIVQSITRCIFTLSEKTIVNPGHGSSTTVETEKGRLYFLENDL
- the gyrA gene encoding DNA gyrase subunit A codes for the protein MIENKGNIKDIAIEDEMKDSYLIFAMSVIMSRALPDIRDGLKPSQRRILVAMNDLNLGPAAKYRKCAKICGDTTGNYHPHGEQVVYPTLVRMAQDFNFRYTLIDGQGNFGSIDGDPPAAMRYTEAKMTSVTVEMMENLKQDTVDYAPNYDETRLEPVVLPSKFPNLLCNGSSGIAVGMATSIPPHNVIEICDGIIKLIENPDVTIDELMEIIKGPDFPTGALICGKSGIREGYMTGRGTITVRAKTHIETAKSGKTSIVVTEIPYQLNRDRIIERIAEAVKNDQIKGITDVRNESDRHGSRIVIDLKKGELEEVVLNQLYKHTKLQDSYSIIMIALKDNRPQTLNLKQMLEAYIDHRKIVIQRRTRFLLARAEERLHILEGLRIALNNIDEVIQLIKSSRNTEEARSALIATFSLSEIQANAILDMRLQRLTNLEQAKIEEEYEKVCANIEELKAILADERLVLDIIREDLFEIREKYGDKRKSEIIAPIGGFEMEDLISEEEVTVIVTHEGYIKRLPLSNYRTQHRGGKGVTGADMKESDFVEHLFIASTHDYILFFTDLGKVFWQKVYGIPQLGRTTRGRAIVNILNLQKDENVTSMIPVREFDDRQLVMATQMGTIKKTILSAFGRPKKDGIIAIRLDKGDKLIGVKLTQGDQDIMLGTEKGKAIRFAGNDIRTTGRATRGVRGIKLQKSDNVVDLVTVDTDATLLTVCENGYGKRTSYSEYHVQRRGGKGVINMKTSERNGNVVAIKNVRDDDALMMMTAKGMIIRTAIKTMRTIGRNTQGVRLISLEKGDKLVSVAPALHEDKDELLPEDNDTTVEKDTDAAE
- a CDS encoding sigma 54-interacting transcriptional regulator, which encodes MQKAKTIKELKESQYKVLSVKDEIRKNLITRLRENKELFPGIIGYDHTVIPQIENAILSKHDLLLLGLRGQAKTRLLRSLTQLLDKEIPIIKGCEINDNPFHPVCKTCHDKVKEHGDYTEIVWLSRENRYREKLATPDVTVADLIGEVDIIKVAEGRYLSNETTMHFGLIPRTNRGIFAINELPDLSQKIQVSLFNILQERDIQIRGYPVRLSLDVMIVCSANPEDYTNRGRIVTPLKDRIGSVVTTHYPLTREDGIKIIEQNAWIDREDGITVVVPRFMKEITEEISHIARASQEINQSSGVSARMSICNYEVLISNAERRAIKTGEAFAVPRISDLRYICSASRGKIELDPTIDDNQNEDVIRKITREAVLKIFNQYFSIDAYQEEIKKLGNRTYFVSDVIPSEDYLKLLSQDKEIEKMIHALQNEMKNDSHGKEALASISASLIEFLLEGLHANKKLNKDMCAGKAVYKRKRIEL
- a CDS encoding hybrid sensor histidine kinase/response regulator, whose amino-acid sequence is MSEKPKILIVDDKVENLIALEKTLADLDAECVRAISGNDALALILDYEFGLALVDVQMPEMDGYETVELMHQNRETENLPVIFVSAVWQDDYHLIKGIEAGAVDFIAKPIVPEILRGKVRAFLKLYEQRKKIVAAMEVKSQFLSVVSHELRTPLTAIKESIRLVYSEVTGEINDEQKMFLEIAKRNVDRLARLINDVLDFQQLDANKMKFTMQENDINEVVSDINETMSSVADGKGLRLVVNLDKTLPRIQFDRDKILQVLTNVINNAVKFTEKGTITITTKGSGNIIRVSVEDTGRGIKKDDLPKLFKEFGQLATGKERETGSTGLGLVISREIIEKHNGRMWAESEYGQGSTFVFILPVNERRDERLLSSCVQD
- a CDS encoding response regulator yields the protein MKKKKILIVDDERDMLTVLEKWLIVKGFDVVSAVNGTDAIQLAHSHKPDLIVLDICLPDIDGGEVAKMIKESPETENIPIIFLTALLSKDEEKKNSQVTGGNVMLAKPYSINEILTVIKTHTEKKVLSRNMSN
- a CDS encoding response regulator gives rise to the protein MEKKKILVVDDEKDLLLILEKGLSAAGYSVITADNGHDGITSARTKHPDLLILDRVLGDIQGEEVATRLRKDPKTKDIPVIFLSALLSAPNNSERYTLLNNSAILTKPYNFEDLLGVIEKYL
- the trxB gene encoding thioredoxin-disulfide reductase produces the protein MTEKLVIIGSGPAAWTAAIYAARANMNPIVYEGEPSRAMVPGGQLMFTTEVENYPGFPSGVQGPDLMDLLRKQATNFQTRVHSADITSVDFGSHPFHLKSSDDKEVETLAVVIATGAMANWLNLPNEQRLAHSGGGVSACAICDGALPAYRDKVLAVVGGGDSAIEESIYLTKFASKVILIHRRDTLRASPIMQERARTNPKIEFKWNSIVTDVLGDKLISGVELQDTETKEVSSLNCGGLFIAIGHTPNVAFLNGQVKLDEKGFIATPTPWRTATSVEGVFAAGDVMDSYYKQAVTAAGTGCMSALEAERWLTTRGFA